In the Gossypium arboreum isolate Shixiya-1 chromosome 10, ASM2569848v2, whole genome shotgun sequence genome, one interval contains:
- the LOC108489441 gene encoding dynein light chain 1, cytoplasmic-like codes for MLEGKAIVGETDMLHTMQKDALHLAAKALDIFEATESTDIAQFIKKDFDRVYGPGWQCVVGTDFSSFVTHCHGCFIHFCVGSLAILLFRGAVNQAKEANLFPTFEALDA; via the exons ATGTTGGAGGGTAAAGCGATTGTAGGCGAAACCGATATGCTCCATACGATGCAGAAGGATGCACTTCACTTAGCTGCAAAAGCTCTTGATATCTTCGAAGCCACTGAATCGACTGATATAGCCCAGTTTATAAAAAAG GATTTCGACAGGGTATACGGACCTGGGTGGCAATGCGTTGTAGGGACGGATTTTAGTTCATTTGTGACGCACTGCCATGGTTGCTTCATACACTTTTGCGTTGGCAGTCTTGCGATCTTGCTCTTCAGGGGTGCAGTAAATCAAGCAAAAGAGGCAAACTTGTTCCCGACCTTCGAGGCTTTAGATGCTTAG
- the LOC108489674 gene encoding vacuolar protein 8-like has protein sequence MGEEEKPKQQQQQENSAESFEAMKSSLSQVIEGISSLISLSHCIRVFTVKWQLIRKKLEELSSGLMAIENCGSSSAQNIEVFSALVPSILVTVNECHRLARACVDLSYSGKLLMQSYLDVILAKFDNHVKDLSGFYTTGILSHGFAIVVSRPGVTASKDDMRFYIRDLLTRMKIGDTEMKKQALGNLYQVLAEDERYVKLIIEIGDIVNVLVQFLDSPEIEIQREASKIVNLISGFDLYKGFLVKAGIIGPLVRILETGNDLGKEGAVKCVQKLTVNADNAWSVSAHGGVTALLKICSNGDFGGELIGPACGVLRNLVGVEEIKRFMVEEGAISTFIKLVTSREDLVQINSMEFLQNIASGDESLTRIVVKEGGIRALIHVLDPKSTVSSKTREIALRTIEDLCFSSQNRINMLMNDGFIDRLLFFLRNGEVSVQESTLKVTSRLCCASEEAKKAMGDAGFIPELVKLLDAKSYEVRSIATTTLHSLVSIPKNRKQFIQDDRNIGCLLQSLDRDEAISGNNKKLLLSILMSLTSCNNGRRKIASSGYLKNIEKLAEAEVYDAKRLVRKLSSNRFRSMLSGLWHY, from the coding sequence ATGGGAGAAGAAGAGAAACCAAAGCAGCAACAGCAACAAGAAAACTCAGCTGAATCTTTCGAAGCAATGAAATCCAGTCTCAGTCAAGTTATTGAGGGTATATCTTCCTTGATTTCTCTTTCTCATTGCATCAGAGTTTTCACTGTAAAATGGCAACTTATTCGAAAGAAGCTAGAAGAGTTAAGTTCTGGGTTAATGGCGATTGAAAACTGTGGTTCAAGTTCTGCTCAAAACATAGAGGTCTTTTCTGCGTTGGTTCCTTCCATTTTAGTCACCGTAAATGAATGTCACCGTCTCGCAAGAGCATGTGTGGATCTTTCTTATAGTGGGAAACTCTTGATGCAAAGCTACCTCGATGTAATACTTGCTAAATTCGACAACCATGTGAAGGATCTTTCTGGGTTTTACACTACTGGGATTTTAAGCCATGGTTTCGCCATTGTTGTTTCAAGGCCCGGTGTTACTGCTTCCAAAGATGACATGAGGTTTTACATAAGGGATTTATTAACAAGAATGAAGATTGGGGATACAGAGATGAAAAAACAAGCATTGGGTAATTTATATCAAGTTTTGGCTGAAGATGAGAGGTATGTTAAACTTATAATAGAAATTGGTGATATTGTGAATGTTTTAGTACAGTTTCTTGATTCCCCAGAGATAGAGATTCAACGTGAAGCTTCAAAGATTGTGAATTTGATCTCTGGGTTTGATTTATATAAAGGGTTTTTGGTTAAAGCTGGGATTATTGGTCCTTTAGTTCGGATTTTGGAAACTGGGAATGATTTGGGTAAAGAAGGAGCTGTTAAATGTGTGCAAAAATTGACTGTTAATGCTGATAATGCATGGTCTGTTTCAGCTCATGGTGGAGTGACTGCTCTGTTGAAAATATGTTCTAATGGTGATTTTGGGGGTGAATTGATCGGTCCTGCTTGTGGGGTGTTGAGGAATCTTGTTGGTGTTGAAGAAATTAAGAGATTCATGGTTGAAGAAGGAGCTATATCAACATTCATCAAGCTTGTAACATCAAGGGAAGACCTTGTGCAGATCAATTCAATGGAGTTCCTTCAAAATATAGCTTCTGGGGATGAATCCCTTACTCGAATCGTTGTTAAAGAAGGTGGGATTCGTGCGTTGATACACGTTTTGGATCCGAAATCGACCGTCTCTTCAAAAACAAGAGAAATAGCATTAAGGACGATCGAGGATCTCTGCTTTTCATCGCAAAACCGCATCAACATGTTGATGAATGATGGGTTCATCGATAGACTGTTGTTCTTCCTTCGCAATGGCGAGGTTTCGGTTCAAGAATCAACTCTAAAGGTGACATCCAGGCTTTGTTGTGCATCAGAAGAGGCTAAGAAAGCAATGGGGGATGCCGGTTTCATCCCCGAGCTCGTGAAACTGCTCGATGCAAAGTCATACGAAGTGCGTTCCATAGCAACCACAACACTTCATAGCTTGGTCTCAATTCCAAAAAACCGAAAACAGTTCATCCAAGACGACCGAAACATAGGCTGCCTCCTCCAATCACTTGACCGAGACGAAGCCATTTCAGGTAACAACAAAAAGCTCTTGCTCTCTATACTAATGTCATTAACAAGCTGCAATAATGGTAGAAGAAAAATTGCCAGCTCTGGTTATCTAAAGAACATAGAAAAACTTGCTGAAGCTGAAGTTTATGATGCCAAAAGACTTGTTAGGAAGCTGTCTAGCAATCGATTTCGTAGTATGCTGAGTGGATTATGGCATTATTGA
- the LOC108489440 gene encoding transport inhibitor response 1-like protein Os04g0395600 — MEPSELKRSKDSPNLDESTRRSSFPDEVLERVLSLLKSHRDRSSVSLVCKDWYNAERWSRTHVFIGNCYSVSPEIVARRFPKIRSVTLKGKPRFSDFNLVPENWGADIHAWLVVFAAKYPFLEELRLKRMAISDESLEFLAVSFPNFKALSLLSCDGFSTNGLAAIATHCKNLTELDIQENGIDDKGGSWLSCFPESFTSLEVLNFANLSSDINFDALERLVGRCKSMRVLKLNRSVSLEQLQRLLVNAPQLAELGTGSFSEELTFRQCVELESALSNCKNMHTLSGLWDAKGIYLPALYPVCTHLTFLNLSYAALRSDELAKLLAHCPRLKRLWVLDTVEDKGLEAVGMNCPLLEELRVFPADLFDEEIIHGVTEAGFVAVSFGCPRLHYVLYFCCQMTNAAVATIVQNCPDFTHFRLCIMNPGQPDHITNEPMDEAFGAVVKTCTKLQRLSVSGRLTDLTFEYIGRYAKNLETLSVAFAGSSDWGMQCVMGGCSKLRKLEIRDCPFGNAALLSGLEKYESMRSLWMSACNVTMNGCRLLAREMPRLNVEVMKEDGSDDSQADKVYVYRSIAGPRRDAPPSVLTL, encoded by the exons ATGGAACCATCGGAGCTGAAGAGGTCGAAGGACTCGCCGAACTTGGACGAGTCAACTCGTCGGTCGTCATTTCCCGACGAAGTGCTGGAGCGAGTTCTCTCCCTTTTGAAATCCCACAGGGACCGGAGCTCCGTTTCTTTGGTTTGCAAGGACTGGTACAACGCGGAACGGTGGTCGAGGACTCACGTCTTCATCGGAAACTGTTACTCGGTTTCGCCGGAGATCGTCGCGCGGCGGTTCCCGAAGATAAGGAGCGTGACTTTGAAGGGGAAACCTAGGTTTTCTGACTTCAACTTGGTGCCGGAAAATTGGGGAGCCGATATCCACGCGTGGCTGGTCGTTTTCGCGGCTAAGTATCCGTTCCTCGAAGAGCTTAGGCTTAAGCGAATGGCGATCAGCGATGAAAGCTTGGAGTTTCTCGCAGTTTCTTTCCCTAACTTTAAAGCTCTTTCCCTTTTAAGCTGTGACGGTTTTAGCACTAACGGACTTGCCGCCATTGCCACTCACTGCAA GAACTTGACTGAGCTTGACATACAGGAGAATGGCATTGATGATAAAGGGGGTAGTTGGTTGAGCTGCTTCCCGGAAAGCTTCACATCATTGGAAGTGCTCAACTTTGCCAACTTGAGTAGCGATATTAATTTCGATGCTCTTGAGAGGCTTGTAGGTAGGTGCAAGTCAATGAGGGTTTTGAAGTTGAATAGGAGTGTATCGTTGGAACAGTTACAAAGACTTCTTGTTAATGCCCCACAATTAGCTGAGCTCGGTACGGGCTCGTTCTCGGAAGAACTTACTTTCCGCCAATGTGTAGAGCTTGAAAGTGCGTTAAGTAATTGCAAGAATATGCATACGCTATCTGGTTTGTGGGATGCCAAGGGGATATATCTCCCTGCCCTGTATCCTGTGTGCACGCATCTAACATTCTTGAACTTGAGCTATGCTGCTTTGAGAAGCGATGAATTGGCTAAACTTCTGGCTCATTGTCCACGACTTAAACGCCTATGG GTCTTGGACACGGTAGAAGACAAGGGGCTGGAGGCTGTTGGAATGAACTGCCCTTTGCTTGAGGAACTACGAGTTTTCCCTGCTGATCTGTTTGACGAGGAAATTATCCATGGAGTCACTGAAGCTGGGTTTGTGGCTGTGTCTTTTGGTTGCCCGAGACTCCACTATGTTCTCTATTTTTGTTGTCAAATGACTAATGCTGCTGTAGCAACCATTGTACAGAACTGCCCTGATTTTACTCATTTCCGATTATGCATAATGAACCCGGGTCAACCGGATCATATCACAAATGAACCTATGGATGAAGCTTTTGGTGCTGTGGTTAAGACATGCACTAAACTTCAGAGGCTTTCAGTTTCAGGTCGCTTAACTGATCTGACATTCGAGTATATCGGTAGGTATGCTAAGAACTTGGAGACCCTCTCAGTGGCATTTGCAGGCAGCAGTGACTGGGGGATGCAGTGTGTTATGGGAGGTTGTTCAAAACTAAGGAAACTTGAGATACGAGATTGCCCGTTTGGAAATGCTGCACTGCTGTCAGGTTTGGAGAAGTACGAATCTATGAGGTCACTTTGGATGTCGGCCTGCAATGTGACAATGAATGGTTGTAGGCTATTGGCAAGGGAGATGCCTAGGTTGAACGTTGAGGTAATGAAGGAGGATGGAAGTGATGATAGTCAAGCTGATAAAGTCTATGTTTATCGTTCGATTGCTGGCCCACGGAGGGATGCCCCACCATCTGTTCTTACTCTCTGA